A single Macaca fascicularis isolate 582-1 chromosome 13, T2T-MFA8v1.1 DNA region contains:
- the KRTCAP3 gene encoding keratinocyte-associated protein 3 isoform X1, protein MRRCSLCAFDAARGPRRLMRVGLALILVGHVNLLLGAVLHGTVLRHVANPRGAVTPEYTTANVISVGSGLLSVSVGLVALLASRNLLRPPLHWALLVLALVNLLLSAACSLGLLLAVSLTVANGGRRLIADCHPGLLDPLVPLDEGPGHTDCPFDPTRIYDTALALWIPSLLMSAGEAALSGYCCVAALTLRGVGPCRKEGLQGQLEEMIELESPKHKRQENEQLLDQSQEIQASQRSWV, encoded by the exons ATGAGGCGCTGCAGTCTCTGCGCTTTCG ACGCCGCCCGGGGGCCCCGGCGGCTGATGCGCGTGGGCCTCGCGCTGATCCTGGTGGGCCACGTGAACCTGCTGCTGGGGGCCGTGCTGCACGGCACTGTCCTAAGGCACGTGGCCAATCCCCGCGGCGCTGTCACGCCAGAGTACACCACGGCCAATGTCATCTCCGTCGGCTCGGGGCTGCTG AGCGTTTCCGTGGGACTTGTGGCTCTCCTGGCGTCCAGGAACCTTCTTCGCCCTCCACTG CACTGGGCCCTGCTGGTACTAGCTCTGGTGAACCTGCTCTTGTCCGCTGCCTGCTCTCTGGGCCTCCTCCTTGCCGTGTCACTCACTGTGGCCAACGGTGGCCGCCGCCTTATTGCTGACTGCCACCCAGGACTGCTGGATCCTCTGGTACCACTGGATGAGGGGCCGGGACATACCGACTGCCCCTTCGACCCCACAAGAATCTAT GATACAGCCTTGGCTCTCTGGATCCCTTCTTTGCTCATGTCTGCAGGGGAGGCTGCTCTATCTGGTTACTGCTGTGTGGCTGCACTCACTCTACGTGGAGTTGGGCCCTGCAGGAAGGAGGGACTTCAGGGGCAG CTAGAGGAAATGATAGAGCTTGAATCTCCTAAACATAAAAGGCAGGAAAATGAGCAGCTACTGGATCAAAGTCAAGAAATCCAGGCATCACAGAGAAGTTGGGTTTAG
- the KRTCAP3 gene encoding keratinocyte-associated protein 3 isoform X2 — translation MRRCSLCAFDAARGPRRLMRVGLALILVGHVNLLLGAVLHGTVLRHVANPRGAVTPEYTTANVISVGSGLLSVSVGLVALLASRNLLRPPLHWALLVLALVNLLLSAACSLGLLLAVSLTVANGGRRLIADCHPGLLDPLVPLDEGPGHTDCPFDPTRIYDTALALWIPSLLMSAGEAALSGYCCVAALTLRGVGPCRKEGLQGQQALHRFLLPD, via the exons ATGAGGCGCTGCAGTCTCTGCGCTTTCG ACGCCGCCCGGGGGCCCCGGCGGCTGATGCGCGTGGGCCTCGCGCTGATCCTGGTGGGCCACGTGAACCTGCTGCTGGGGGCCGTGCTGCACGGCACTGTCCTAAGGCACGTGGCCAATCCCCGCGGCGCTGTCACGCCAGAGTACACCACGGCCAATGTCATCTCCGTCGGCTCGGGGCTGCTG AGCGTTTCCGTGGGACTTGTGGCTCTCCTGGCGTCCAGGAACCTTCTTCGCCCTCCACTG CACTGGGCCCTGCTGGTACTAGCTCTGGTGAACCTGCTCTTGTCCGCTGCCTGCTCTCTGGGCCTCCTCCTTGCCGTGTCACTCACTGTGGCCAACGGTGGCCGCCGCCTTATTGCTGACTGCCACCCAGGACTGCTGGATCCTCTGGTACCACTGGATGAGGGGCCGGGACATACCGACTGCCCCTTCGACCCCACAAGAATCTAT GATACAGCCTTGGCTCTCTGGATCCCTTCTTTGCTCATGTCTGCAGGGGAGGCTGCTCTATCTGGTTACTGCTGTGTGGCTGCACTCACTCTACGTGGAGTTGGGCCCTGCAGGAAGGAGGGACTTCAGGGGCAG
- the KRTCAP3 gene encoding keratinocyte-associated protein 3 isoform X3 yields the protein MRRCSLCAFDAARGPRRLMRVGLALILVGHVNLLLGAVLHGTVLRHVANPRGAVTPEYTTANVISVGSGLLSVSVGLVALLASRNLLRPPLDTALALWIPSLLMSAGEAALSGYCCVAALTLRGVGPCRKEGLQGQLEEMIELESPKHKRQENEQLLDQSQEIQASQRSWV from the exons ATGAGGCGCTGCAGTCTCTGCGCTTTCG ACGCCGCCCGGGGGCCCCGGCGGCTGATGCGCGTGGGCCTCGCGCTGATCCTGGTGGGCCACGTGAACCTGCTGCTGGGGGCCGTGCTGCACGGCACTGTCCTAAGGCACGTGGCCAATCCCCGCGGCGCTGTCACGCCAGAGTACACCACGGCCAATGTCATCTCCGTCGGCTCGGGGCTGCTG AGCGTTTCCGTGGGACTTGTGGCTCTCCTGGCGTCCAGGAACCTTCTTCGCCCTCCACTG GATACAGCCTTGGCTCTCTGGATCCCTTCTTTGCTCATGTCTGCAGGGGAGGCTGCTCTATCTGGTTACTGCTGTGTGGCTGCACTCACTCTACGTGGAGTTGGGCCCTGCAGGAAGGAGGGACTTCAGGGGCAG CTAGAGGAAATGATAGAGCTTGAATCTCCTAAACATAAAAGGCAGGAAAATGAGCAGCTACTGGATCAAAGTCAAGAAATCCAGGCATCACAGAGAAGTTGGGTTTAG